One region of Flavobacterium sp. GSB-24 genomic DNA includes:
- a CDS encoding cupin domain-containing protein codes for MKPLTILKTTIAVLFFQLTFSQEAKKETAQPQYTIENCVNHFELDKATKTKVGYQYWFGDKNFTQENTLKMSIVEPGKSTHAPHHHVEEEFFYILEGTAEFYLDGKTKIAGPNTSFYCPSNMEHGIKNVGTTDLKYLVIKKDLR; via the coding sequence ATGAAGCCACTAACCATCCTAAAAACCACAATTGCTGTTTTATTTTTCCAGCTGACCTTTTCTCAGGAAGCCAAAAAAGAAACCGCACAACCGCAATACACAATCGAGAACTGTGTCAATCATTTCGAATTAGACAAAGCCACAAAAACCAAAGTAGGTTATCAATATTGGTTTGGCGATAAAAACTTCACTCAGGAAAACACACTAAAAATGAGTATCGTCGAACCTGGCAAATCTACACACGCGCCACACCATCACGTCGAAGAAGAATTTTTCTATATCCTCGAAGGCACAGCCGAATTCTACTTAGACGGAAAAACCAAAATCGCAGGTCCGAACACGAGTTTTTACTGTCCCTCAAATATGGAACACGGAATAAAAAATGTTGGAACTACCGATTTGAAATATTTGGTTATTAAAAAAGATTTGAGGTAA